DNA sequence from the Prolixibacter sp. SD074 genome:
GGCTGCCTTTGCCGGATCGGCTTCAATTCCGTCTCCTTCAAGATACAGCTCTCCAAGCGTTCGCCATGCTTCGGAGAAACCATTTTCAGCTGCTTCGCGGTAAAGCGCAAAAGCCTTTTCCCGCTCTTTCGGAATGCCTTCGCCGTAAAAGTACATTCCCGCCAGGTTGTATTTTGCTTCCGCCGAACCTTTCTCAGCAGCCTTCTCGAATAATTCAAATGCCCTTGAATAATCTTTTTCCAGGCCTTCTCCCAGATAATAAAGCACGCCAAGGTTGTATTCGCCCAAGGCAAAACCACACTCAGCAGCTTTCCGATACCATTTGGCTGCTTCTTCAAGATTCGCTTCGATGCCTTTTCCCTTGTGATAAGCGTTTCCCAGGTTATTCATCGCTTCCGGAACACCTTTTCCTGCCGCAAGGCGATACATCTCCACAGCCTTCTCAATATTGAATTCTGTTCCCCGTCCGGCTTCATACATTACGCCCAAATTAAAAAGCGCACGGGCGTATCCTTCGTCGGCCGCCTTCCGGTACCAGGTAAATGCCTTTCCCGGGTTCTTTTCTACCGTTATACCATTCTCGTAGTAAACGCCAACCCGGAACATCCCGCCAGGAACACCTTTCTCTGCCGCATCCATGAACCACTGAAACGACTTTTCTTTATCGGACCAATAACTCAGCCCTTTTTCGTGCATGATGCCAACCAGGTAAGCAGCACGCGGGTGGCCGGCCTCGGCAGCACGACTGAAATAATCGGCAGCAGCATGCTCATCTTTATCGGTAATTTCGCCTGCCAGGCAAAGACTCGCGTAGCGGTATTGTGCTTCAACGACGCCTTTGTCGGCAGCTCGTTTGGCATAATCAACCGCCTTCTTTATATTTTGCTCAACATTTTCACCGGTCTCGTACAGGTAAGATAAGCGGAGCATCGCCTCCGCATTGCCTCCCAACGCGGCCTTCTCGAGCCATTCGGCCCCTTCCGATTCCGCTTTTTCAAGGTATTGATTGGCAATAATTTCCTGTGCCGGTGCATAACCTTTGTCTGCAGCTAGCTGATACCATTCGTGCGATTCTCCCAATTCGTCCAATAAGCGTCCGAGCAGGAACATGGCCTCCATAAAATTAGCATCGGCAGCCTGTTGCAGATAGTTCTTTGCCAGTTCAATATCCTTCTCAACACCCAGGCCTTCAAAAAGCATTTTGCCCATTTTCATGGCAATATTGGCCGGGTGCGGTCCGCCTATTTTCGAAAACCAGTGATAAGCCTGTGAGTAATCCTGCTCCGTTCCGCGTCCTTCATAATAAAACCGGCCAACTTTGACATAAGCTTCCGGGTAATTAAGCTCAGCTGCTTTCAGATACCAATCGAACGCTTTGGAAAGCTTAACCGGCACCGACAATCCCTCTTCAAATACTTCACCTATTTTATACATGGCCGGGGCGTAACCGGCTTTCGCCGATTCGTACCAGTTATCAACCGCTTCTTCCAAATCGCGGCGACCACCTTTACCAACACGGACCAAACGTCCAAAGTTGTATTTGGCTACTATATCACCTCTTTCGGCTCCACGCCCGTACCACTCGAAGGCTTTTTCATCGTTTTCCTCCAGTCCAATACCCGTTTCCCGCATCTCACCGATGTAGTTGCAGCTCTCCACTCCTCCGGCCCGGGCAGATTCAAGGAACCAGCGCACCGACTTGCTTGCATCTTTCTGCCGGTTTTCACCGGTATAATACCATTTCCCGATAGTCAAAGCAGCCTCTTCGAACCCTTCAGCCATCACCTCTTCAAAGGCTTTGTTCGCTTTATCCCACGAACGCTCCTGTTCATAAAAATCCAGGAATATCATGGCAGGCTTATAACCAGAATCAAAAGCTTTTTGAATCCGTTTGAGGCCTTTTTCTACTTTTTCTTTCTTCAGCAGTTCCAGACCTTTCAGAAATAGCTTGTTTTCAGGGAATATATTTTCAGTCATTGCTTATCAATTTAACAGACTCTAAAAATAGCTTAACCAGTTAACAGAATGAAACTGTTCAACTGAAATTCTGTAATATTTTTTTGATATGCTGCCTCTTCGTTCACCATCGTTCCGGCAATTTAAGTTTGTTTTCCTGCCGGATCATTGGAAGATTCGTTGCCAGTATCCCAATCCCATCAATCCAATACAGCTTACAACAATGAACCATACTTTCACAACACCAACCGGTACCATGGCGTTGGTGGCCGGCCCACACCCGGGTGTAACCACCGGTGGGGATCGTCCGCTAAGAGGTGGGCAGACTCCGCTAACTGGTGGGCACTGTCCGCTGAGTGGTGGGCAGACTCCGCTAACTGGTGGGCACTGTCCGCTGAGTGGTGGGCAGACTCCGCTAACTGGTGGGCACTGTCCGCTGAGTGGTGGGGATCGTTCGCTATATGGTGGGCAGACTCCGCTGAGTGGTGGGGTGACCTCCCCTAAAATAGCTTGACCGCTATGTGGTGTGGAAAACCGTCCGGATGACAAAAGATATTGGCCGCAGTATTGCAAATATTTCAAACAACCGACTAATTTTACCTCAAACACCGGGACCATGAAACCACTGGAAATTATACACCGCTATTACAAAAGGGACTCAAAAGCGTACAATATTCTCGTTACCCACAGCCAGTTGGTAACTGACAAAGCATTGTGGATCGCACAACGCCACCCCGAATTGAATCCCGATCCGGAGTTTATTGAAGAAGCCGGCATGTTGCATGATATTGGCATTATAAAAACACACGCTCCCGACCTGGGGTGCTTTGGCGAGTTGCCATATTTGTGTCATGGCTATTTGGGGCGCGAAATGCTGGAGACCGAAGGACTAAATGAGCACGCATTGGTATGCGAACGTCACACCGGTGTTGGAATAACCGCTGAAGATGTGATTAGGAATAAACTCCCTCTGCCCGAGCGTGATTTCGTTCCGGAATCAGTTGAAGAGCAAATTATTTGTTTTGCCGATAAGTTTTATTCCAAAAGTAAGAACCTGAAAAAAGAAAAATCGCTAACTGAAATACGGAACTCGATAGGGCGGTTTGGTCAAAAAAACATTACCCGTTTCGATGAGTGGTGCAAACTATTTCTGTAAAACCCAAAAGACGACAACAAAATAAAAGGCGGGAAAATCCACGCCTTTCTTCCTTACCTAAACTTTTCATCAGTGACTATGATTATGCTCTGACTCTCCGAAGTATAGAGCGGCAAATTTATCTACTACATCATTCATCAGTCCAATGTATTTCAAATCGGTTGTTTGTTTCGCTTTCATGGCGTACACGCATAATTCGTGCAATAAGCCCAGCATTTTGGCGTTTTTCTTTTGTTGCTCCGGATCGTCACTCAACTTGATACGTTGAAACATAAAATATTGCGTAGCAACATCCTGAATCTTCGTAGCATGCGCATCTTTATTGGTCACCCACCGGACCAACTGGTTATAATTAACAGGCGTTTCACCCGATAACTGGGTTACCATCTGCATACTTTTTTCCACTGTGTGGATATCTTCTTTTAATAGTTGAATACGAAGTGAATCGCCATAAATTCCACAGGGGATCTCGCAATGAGCTTTGGCTTCACCTGAAAGCATAGCCAGGAGTACAAAAAGTGTAATAAATACCAATTTTTTCATAATATCAGGTTTTTAATCATTAGTTAATTTGCGTATTATTAACACAGTAAACCGCTCAATGTTCAACAAGAAAGAATCATTGTAGTACGGCAGGGTGAACTTGGTTCTCCACCGCATCAATATTCCCGAACTTTATCAATTACTTGATATCTTCTTCCAAACATCAGGCATTAAGTTCTAATGAAAGTCCTAATTGTTGTCGTAGAAACTTTGACGTTTGTCTAGTTTCAAGTCCTTTAGCAGTGCTGAAGTCGCACGGATGGTAAAGCTGTAGCTTTGCCGATAACCAAACGGGATGAGATTCAATGACATTTGCCAGCAATGCAAATCACGGAATACATTAAACTGGGTAAAGGTTACCTGGCTATTACCAATATCATAGCCCGATGAAAAACCAATTTTCCACTTCTTCGTCAGGTTCACATTACCCGAGAAATCAACCGTGGAAGTAATATTAGCACTCAAATCCGGCCTCGGTTTACTGTAACGGAAGCTGTAATCGAGGCGAACATCCCACGGCAAATTGAAATCTTCGTATTCGGGATACTCACCGGGTAATAGCTTTCCCTGCCCATCATCCACAGCTTCCTCTCCCGGTGTTTTTCCGTTCTTATCATCGTTTTTCTTCGACTTAAATGACAAGCCAAAAGAAAGGTTTGCCGAGGTCAGGCGAGCCAGCTTACCTGTTTGGTTAACCTCAAAGGTATTGATCCGTCGTCCATCAACCATAGCGTACGGATCGAAAATAGCGCCAAAGTTAATGTTGGTACCGCCAACTTTGGTTCGTCCCCGCAGACTAATATTCGAAAGGTTCAGCGAATCGGCCGCCAGATTATACGAACCACTCAGCGAAAGCTGGTCGAGGAGTTTTATTTTCTTGTAAGCATCCTTGCTGGTTGTGTCTTTCTCCGACTTCAGCTTTTTCATTTCCAGGGTGTTGTTCAGGCTAAAGCCGATAGAACCCGAACGTCCCTGCCCTGCTGTACCATAAAGGGCGTTCTGATGATATGGATACCGAATATATTCCGGTCTTCCGAGGGAGTCGTAAACAGCGACTGTTCCGTACATACCATAACGCGGGTCACTGAAATCAGGTCGCGTGCTGAAGCTGATACTGGGCGTCATCACGTGGCGGATACCTTTGATTTTGCTATTAGGATTCCGGGGAACATACATACCGTACAATTTGGTAGACGCCCCCACGCTGAATGAATAATCGTAATCGCGGG
Encoded proteins:
- a CDS encoding SEL1-like repeat protein gives rise to the protein MTENIFPENKLFLKGLELLKKEKVEKGLKRIQKAFDSGYKPAMIFLDFYEQERSWDKANKAFEEVMAEGFEEAALTIGKWYYTGENRQKDASKSVRWFLESARAGGVESCNYIGEMRETGIGLEENDEKAFEWYGRGAERGDIVAKYNFGRLVRVGKGGRRDLEEAVDNWYESAKAGYAPAMYKIGEVFEEGLSVPVKLSKAFDWYLKAAELNYPEAYVKVGRFYYEGRGTEQDYSQAYHWFSKIGGPHPANIAMKMGKMLFEGLGVEKDIELAKNYLQQAADANFMEAMFLLGRLLDELGESHEWYQLAADKGYAPAQEIIANQYLEKAESEGAEWLEKAALGGNAEAMLRLSYLYETGENVEQNIKKAVDYAKRAADKGVVEAQYRYASLCLAGEITDKDEHAAADYFSRAAEAGHPRAAYLVGIMHEKGLSYWSDKEKSFQWFMDAAEKGVPGGMFRVGVYYENGITVEKNPGKAFTWYRKAADEGYARALFNLGVMYEAGRGTEFNIEKAVEMYRLAAGKGVPEAMNNLGNAYHKGKGIEANLEEAAKWYRKAAECGFALGEYNLGVLYYLGEGLEKDYSRAFELFEKAAEKGSAEAKYNLAGMYFYGEGIPKEREKAFALYREAAENGFSEAWRTLGELYLEGDGIEADPAKAAECFAKGGYGGDNESRFMLGRLYSGEDEKADYPKAVSFLEPAAKDGFLPAANLLAILLISPELEKRNPAEALKWLNQAAGGGLRAAKLNKATFMKRGELNGPDFKTCMEQLTELADGGDEMARFNQALLYLAGLGVRKDLEKAKELLEDASAGGWLTAAELLHMDKLPEGPAALEYWMPYLVTDAEGNILKGNLSQAK
- a CDS encoding HD domain-containing protein — protein: MKPLEIIHRYYKRDSKAYNILVTHSQLVTDKALWIAQRHPELNPDPEFIEEAGMLHDIGIIKTHAPDLGCFGELPYLCHGYLGREMLETEGLNEHALVCERHTGVGITAEDVIRNKLPLPERDFVPESVEEQIICFADKFYSKSKNLKKEKSLTEIRNSIGRFGQKNITRFDEWCKLFL
- a CDS encoding superoxide dismutase [Ni]; its protein translation is MKKLVFITLFVLLAMLSGEAKAHCEIPCGIYGDSLRIQLLKEDIHTVEKSMQMVTQLSGETPVNYNQLVRWVTNKDAHATKIQDVATQYFMFQRIKLSDDPEQQKKNAKMLGLLHELCVYAMKAKQTTDLKYIGLMNDVVDKFAALYFGESEHNHSH